One region of Triticum aestivum cultivar Chinese Spring chromosome 6B, IWGSC CS RefSeq v2.1, whole genome shotgun sequence genomic DNA includes:
- the LOC123136353 gene encoding tyrosine-sulfated glycopeptide receptor 1-like, which produces MQTLHFSDKTHSKIFHIPSLCLALVLLICLVSPGSSCTETEKGSLLQFLAGLSQDGGLPATWRNGTDCCKWEGITCRQDGTVTAVFLPSKGLQGHISQSLGVLTGLQYLNLSHNSLSGGLPPELMSSSSITILDVSFNQLNGTLQELPSSTPAQPLQVLNISSNSFTGQFPSTTWKAMANLIALNASKNRFTGQIPTHFCNSSPSFTVLELSFNKFSGSIPPSLGNCSKLRELRAGYNNLSGAIDGTHITNLRNLVVLHLGWNNFSGKIPVSIGQLKKLEELHLAYNNMSGELPSALSNCTNLITIDLKSNHFSGKLTKVNFSNLPNLRILDLWLNNFTGEVPESIYSCSNLIALRLSSNNLHGQLSSRIGNLKYLSFLSLGKNNFTNITNALQILKSSKNLTTLLMGHNFRGEILSQDETIDGFGSLQVLDIQGCNFSGRIPVWISRAVNLQMLFLCGNRLTGSIPGWISSLSHLFYMDVSSNSLTGEIPLTLTEMPVLKSTDNATHLDPTVFELPVYNGPALQYRVVTSFPAVLNLSNNNFTGVIPTQIGQLKVLAVLDFSFNKLSGQIPQSVCNLANLQVLDLSSNNLTGAIPAALNTLHFLSAFSISNNDLEGPIPSGGQFDTFQNSSFSGNPKLCVSMLTHKCDSASIPPPSTKETTKPRYKKSVFVIAFGVFFGGIAALLLLGRLIVFIRINGIRIRNRRENNGDIEATSFYSSSEQTLVVMRMPQGKTEGTKLKFADILKATNNFDKENIIGCGGYGLVYKAELPDGSKLAIKKLNGEMCLMEREFSAEVDALSMAQHENLVPLWGYCVQGNSRFLVYSYMENGSLDDWLHNRYDDAISFLDWPTRLKIAQGASMGLSYIHDVCKPQIVHRDIKSSNILLDKEFKAYVADFGLARLILPDRTHVTTELVGTMGYIPPEYGQAWVATLRGDMYSFGVVLLELLTGRRPVTVLSTSKELVPWVLQMRSEGKQTEVLDPTLRGRGYEEQMLKVLETACKCVDNNQFRRPAIAGVVSSLSSIEANP; this is translated from the coding sequence ATGCAGACACTCCATTTTTCCGACAAGACACACAGCAAGATATTCCACATACCTTCCCTTTGCCTCGCACTTGTGCTGCTGATCTGCCTGGTCTCTCCGGGCAGTTCGTGCACGGAGACGGAGAAGGGCTCCCTTCTACAGTTCCTCGCCGGGCTCTCACAAGACGGTGGCCTCCCTGCGACATGGCGGAATGGCACGGATTGCTGCAAGTGGGAAGGGATCACCTGCAGGCAAGATGGGACGGTCACCGCTGTCTTCCTGCCTTCGAAGGGCCTCCAGGGGCACATCTCACAGTCCCTTGGGGTCCTCACCGGGCTGCAGTACCTTAATCTCTCCCACAACTCGCTGTCCGGTGGACTGCCACCGGAGTTGATGTCGTCCAGCAGCATTACTATCCTTGATGTCAGCTTTAACCAGCTCAATGGAACGCTCCAGGAGCTGCCATCTTCAACGCCTGCCCAGCCTCTACAGGTACTGAACATCTCCAGCAACTCATTTACAGGACAGTTTCCATCCACCACATGGAAAGCAATGGCAAATTTGATCGCACTCAATGCCAGTAAGAACAGATTTACTGGGCAGATACCAACTCATTTCTGTAACAGCTCGCCGTCCTTCACTGTGCTTGAACTGTCTTTCAACAAATTCAGTGGCAGCATCCCCCCAAGTCTTGGTAATTGCTCCAAGCTGAGAGAGCTCAGGGCTGGATACAACAACCTCAGTGGAGCTATTGATGGTACACACATAACCAACCTCAGAAATCTTGTAGTCCTTCATCTTGGATGGAACAACTTCAGTGGCAAGATTCCAGTTTCTATAGGACAGCTCAAGAAATTGGAGGAGCTCCATTTGGCTTACAACAACATGTCAGGGGAACTGCCATCTGCTCTGAGCAACTGCACAAATCTCATAACAATTGACCTCAAGAGCAATCACTTCAGTGGAAAACTTACCAAGGTCAATTTCTCCAACCTGCCCAATCTAAGAATTTTAGACCTCTGGTTAAACAACTTCACCGGTGAAGTTCCAGAAAGCATATACTCGTGCAGTAATCTGATTGCACTGCGGCTATCTAGCAACAACTTACACGGACAGCTCTCATCGAGAATAGGTAATCTGAAGTACCTCTCCTTCTTGTCACTCGGTAAAAACAATTTCACAAACATTACAAATGCACTTCAGATCCTTAAGAGCAGCAAGAACCTGACAACACTGCTTATGGGGCACAACTTTAGGGGAGAGATACTCTCACAGGATGAAACAATTGATGGTTTTGGAAGTCTTCAGGTTCTCGATATACAAGGTTGCAATTTTTCTGGGAGAATACCTGTGTGGATATCAAGGGCTGTAAACTTGCAGATGCTATTTTTATGTGGCAATCGACTCACTGGGTCAATACCAGGCTGGATCAGCTCTCTAAGTCATCTCTTCTATATGGATGTGTCAAGCAACAGTCTTACAGGAGAAATCCCATTAACCTTAACCGAGATGCCAGTGCTAAAATCAACTGATAACGCAACTCATTTGGACCCAACGGTCTTTGAGCTGCCTGTTTATAATGGTCCAGCACTTCAATACCGTGTGGTTACATCTTTCCCAGCAGTGTTGAATCTAAGCAATAACAATTTCACAGGTGTGATTCCCACACAGATTGGTCAGCTGAAAGTGCTTGCTGTACTTGACTTCAGCTTCAACAAGTTATCTGGACAGATCCCACAATCGGTCTGCAACCTCGCAAACTTGCAGGTACTAGACTTGTCCAGCAACAATCTCACAGGTGCTATTCCAGCTGCATTGAACACCCTGCACTTCCTTTCAGCATTCAGTATTTCAAACAATGACCTAGAAGGGCCTATTCCATCTGGAGGCCAGTTTGATACATTTCAGAATTCTAGTTTCAGTGGGAACCCAAAGCTGTGTGTCTCTATGCTAACCCACAAATGTGATTCAGCTTCGATACCTCCACCATCCACAAAAGAGACCACAAAACCACGATATAAGAAGTCTGTTTTTGTAATTGCATTTGGTGTGTTCTTTGGAGGCATCGCTGCTCTTTTGTTGCTGGGGCGGCTCATTGTATTTATCAGGATAAATGGCATTAGAATAAGAAATAGAAGGGAGAATAATGGAGATATTGAAGCAACTTCGTTCTACTCCAGTTCAGAGCAAACATTAGTGGTGATGCGGATGCCGCAAGGGAAGACAGAAGGAACCAAGCTCAAATTCGCTGACATTTTGAAAGCCACAAACAACTTTGACAAGGAGAATATCATTGGATGCGGAGGTTATGGATTAGTCTACAAGGCAGAGCTACCTGATGGCTCCAAGCTGGCAATAAAAAAGCTCAACGGTGAAATGTGTCTGATGGAAAGGGAGTTCAGTGCCGAGGTTGATGCACTCTCCATGGCACAACATGAAAATCTTGTACCACTGTGGGGTTATTGTGTCCAGGGAAACTCGAGGTTCCTTGTATATTCCTATATGGAGAATGGTAGCCTGGACGACTGGCTGCATAACAGGTATGATGATGCTATATCGTTTCTTGACTGGCCGACACGGCTCAAGATAGCACAAGGAGCAAGCATGGGCCTTTCTTATATCCATGATGTCTGCAAGCCTCAAATTGTCCACCGTGACATCAAATCCAGTAACATCCTACTGGACAAAGAATTTAAAGCTTATGTTGCTGATTTTGGGCTAGCCAGATTGATCCTTCCCGACAGAACTCATGTTACAACTGAGTTGGTCGGCACTATGGGTTATATCCCTCCCGAGTATGGGCAAGCATGGGTTGCTACTTTGAGAGGTGATATGTACAGTTTTGGAGTAGTCTTGCTTGAGCTGCTCACCGGAAGGAGACCTGTTACAGTCCTGTCTACATCAAAAGAACTTGTCCCATGGGTTCTACAGATGAGGTCCGAGGGTAAGCAGACAGAAGTCCTGGATCCAACACTTCGTGGAAGAGGCTATGAAGAGCAAATGCTAAAAGTGCTTGAAACCGCTTGCAAGTGTGTTGATAACAATCAATTCAGAAGGCCAGCTATCGCAGGAGTAGTCTCCTCCCTGTCCAGTATAGAAGCTAACCCATAG